TTTAAGCTGACCAGGCCAGTTAGATGGCTAAGCTCAGCCACCGAGTTGATACCACGACCGCTGCAATTCAGCGCAGTTAAGTCGGCAAGGCGAGTGACTTGCTGGCTATTGACGTGCTCGCGTACACACTGAGCAAAGTGGATGTCAGCAAACTCGACACCAAGTACCCAACTTTCTGACTCTGCAACATCCAGCCATAAGTTACCCGCCCCATGCAAATACACACCGCCTGAGGTTTGCTTTACATAGACAAAAAGCTTGCCCGCTTTGTTCGGGATGCAGTCCAGCTTAGCTTGATCACTGCTGATATCGTATAACGGACCACAGGCCGCATCATGTACCGCCGCAGCTATGCTGGTTGGCAAGTTGCGACCGTTAATGATTAGGGTAAATTGCTCACCCAATTTGGGCGGGTGACTAACTACGATGTTGTTCACTCGTCCGGTTACGCCACTGCGGTTAAAATCAATAAAGTCGGAGGGGTCGAGCAAGCCTTCATCGTTTTTCATCCGGTTAAATGCCGTGACAATTTGCGCAGCTGTCATGCTTGCATGCTTTTTACCGTCGTGACTGTAATAACCTATACCATTGTCATTGGGATAAATATCTGTGCCCGGTGCAATGCTGCGCAGCTCAAAGTGCAGGTGCGGTGAAACCGCTGTCATGCCTGTGGCTATTCGTGCGATGGCATCCCCCCGGTTTACCCTGTCGCCCACTTGCAAATGAAAGACTGCGGTGCTGGTACTTAACGCGCCAGTGGCTTCGGCGTGTGCGGTTACATGGGTATAAACACTGTGGACTTGCTGCCCGTCCGCCTGCGTGTGTTCAATCACCATGGTATAACCGCCAGTTTGATAACCACTTTGATAAGTAGATTGCAAATGCGTGATGACTCCATTGGCGATTGCAAACACGGCCTCGCCGGCATCATCAGCGCCAGCGCCGATATTCCAGTCTTCACCGGGGTGAACGCCACCAAATAACGTTCCACCATAATTGCCTAAAAATGACCCCACATCTTGCGCATTACGCCACTGAGTAGTCGCCAAGCTGTGACGAGTATGATTGTCAGTCACTAAGTTTTGGCCATAACTGTGGTTTAATTCATCCGATAACTGTTCGCTAAATGGGATTGGGTTACCGCTTTGGTCTAAACCACGGTTGCCTATGGGATAGTCAAAGCCGTCAAAGCGGGTGCCCATCACTTGCAATACAAACGGCGTATATTCGAGCATTTCAGGGAGTGCGCCTCCAGCAGCAGGCCGCTTGTACACAACCAACTCACCCGATGTTAGCTGCGCATGCAAGTTTAACGTCAAACTCGTATTGTCAGGCCAGCTGGCAGGCACAGTAAACGACCAACTTGTTCCATCAGCAGACAGTGAGGCCTGGGGCAGCGCCAGCGCGTTTTCTTCAGGCCAGGTAAAGGAGATCTCAGCAACCTGTTGTTCACCATAAAGCGTGATAAAGTCGGCCACTAAATGAGTGTTTGCCTGGCCCGATTGAACACTCAGCGTAGGGTTCTGTTGATGCCACTGCGCCGCTTTAGTTGTGGGGTCATAGCCCGCCAGATTTGACGGTAATGCCAGCGTTTTGGTGAACTCAGCTAAGTTGGAATAACCGTCTTCATCAAAGTCTTCACTTGGTCCCTTACCGTTATCAGGCTCTGCGCTATAAGGGTCAAAACCATATAATACTTCCCACGCGTCTGCCATGCCATCACCGTCACTATCATAAGCAAAACGGCTATGCTGTGGGAAACTATCCCACTCATCGGCAACACCATCTCCATCTGTATCTTGAAGTGGAGTCAGTTCATCCGTCACTTTTACGCGATTAATATCAGGGTTATTTAAATCGACGCGAAGATAAGGCTGACCCGCAAATTGGTTATATGTAACTGGCTGAGCTTTAGCATCGTTTATAAGTTTATGATTTTCAGGCCTGCGTTTTTTAAACCAAGTAACAAAGTCACCATCAACGCTATTTAGGTAGCTTGCAAAGACAGAGTCGTACAAAAATACGCTTATTACACGGTAGCCATTGGGCAAACCATTTAGTTTGATGAGATCCTCGGAGGCTCCGTTAACGTGCACCGCTGGGTGCTGCAGGTAAATTATCTCATTCGTTTGTTGATGCTTAGCCAAAATGACTGGGTAATAAGCTTGGTTATCTATACGATAGTCAGTTGTTAATATATCGCCACCAAAATAGTTATATGGACGACTGCTTCGATCTAGTCTAACCCCCAAATAATGCATGCTATTTGGTTCGCTGTAGTACAGCGTAGATTGGTTAATCAAAGTTTGTTGATGGGACAAGTGGCTGTCATTATGTTTGCTGTAATCTGGCACCACAAACACATTGACCCCGGTTTGCCATGTCGCATCTCCAAGCTTCATATTTGAGCTTACATAGCGCACACCTGGGCTTGAGAATGTCGCCACTTCCTCAAAATCGGCTTTTTTGGCCGCTTTAGTAAAACTCAAAAAGGCTAAATTGTCCGTATTGATTTGCAGCTCTGCCTTTTGCTGCCGATTGACTCGCTCCAACTGGCTTACATACTGCTTTAGAATCGGATTGGTGAGCTCAGATGCTTTCGCTCGAATGATCACGTCTTTACATTCACGGCTTAGCAGTCCGGTTTTGTTCAAGTCGCAGTCGTATTCAGCCGCATCAACTTGCACCTGTACATAATTGCTATTTAGCGCATTAGCTTTGCTGCGCTCAAGTGTGAAATCATTGAGTGCATCTTGCCAAGATTGGTTTTTATATGGATGAACAAACCAATCAAACTCAAGTTTGCGATGCTCGGCTTTCATGCCCTTAATAAACGTCTGAAATGCTTCAAATTGATGGGGGGCAATGTAGGCATCAAGTTCATAACTTAATTTTGCTCCCGTTAATGCTAAAATTGCACTATTTTTGCTGTTATTGTTGATTGGTGTAGCGGCAAGATAATTAATATTGTTTCCAAAGATCCCTTTGCCATCTGGCCAGCTGTGGTCATCGTGCTGTGCCTGACTGTTATGCTCTACGATGCTATTGTGCAACGCGTTCGAGCTATCGAGTAAATAAACGGCGCTATCGTCACTGGTGTCTTCAACTGCCACTACATACGGCAGTATTTCCACCGGTGGTGCAACCGCTGCAAAACAGACTTTTTTAGCGTTATCATCACAGGCTTTAGTTGTGTATTTAAGCAGGTCGGGCTTCATCGCAAGATCTGCGGCAAAAGCACCAAGCTCTGCACCAGATAGTATTAGTTGAGCATACTTCTGAGGTCCCATACTTTTGATGATCGTGGGTACCATATTGCTTGAAATCTTATTTGCTGCACTTTCTAGTAACGCAGTCACGACTGCTTTGAGTATTTCATCCTTGTTATGGAGTGTTGCAGATGCCAAGCTTTTAAGTGTTGCGACTGCGCCCTTTGCGATGGAGTCAACATCAGTGAGTGTTTCTAAAAAGGCCTTTCTGAATTTAGGATCAGTCAATAATTTAGCAAAGTGCCCCTTGATTTTTGCTGCGCTTAAATTTACAACGGCTTTAATATCGGCTGCTGATAATCCTGCCGTGGCGAGCTGCTGTTCAAGTACAATCACTTCCTCTGAGGAGGCTTTACGAAAACCATACAAGGCTAAACGGTAAGCCACCGCTTTTGTGGGAAGCCTGATACCACCGATATCCACATATCCATCGATACTTTCAAACTCCAACAAGCCATAAAATACCGCCATTTGAATTGCAGTTTTACTATATCGAGTCACCTTGTAGTTATTACGTTTTTTAATTTTGTTCTTCATTTCAGCAAACAAGGCTTTTAAGTCAACCTGCTCAAATTGGTTGTCATCATTCGCGACAGTGTCTATCACCTTTTGTAATATATCTAAACCCAGCTGTATGTTATTTAGCGCTTTGGTCGCCCCCAGATACAGCTCAGTATTTGAGTCGGGGCCTTTTAATTGGGTTTCAAATGCTTCAAATAACAACTGGTAAGAGGCTATTACCCCCTCAGATAACGTAATAACCGGTTCATAGGTCTTTTTAAACGTAGTCGCTTTGTCCGCCACGTCTTTAATCTTCTCGGTGAGTTGGTTATTAACAACGGCCGGCATGCCAAAAATAATTTTAAAGACGAAAGAAGCGCCACGTGCCGTATTAAAAACGCCGGGTTTGGAAATTAAACGATTTGGGTGTGATTTATATAAAGAATACTCTTTGCCCACTTCAACCGTAACTGGTGACGACTCAGCCGTCACTCGCAGCAACTCTTTGGGTGTGACCAATTGCGAGTGACTGAGCTCTTTCCAAAAAGAGTGTTTTTCTAGGGCTTCGCTATCTGCCCAGCCATACCAAACCGCTAGGCGTGAATTGAGTACCGTTTCATCGCACGATTTGTTTTCGAATGTTAGCCGATCTAAAAGTACACCAGATATTAAAGGTTTAGGTTTTGAGTCAGGCTGGCATTGCTGTGAAGCTTGCAACGCTCTGGTATCATGTGGCTTGGCATTATGGATAGCAGAAGACGGCTCACTCATTTGGTACATGCTGGTTGCAGCATTGGAAAGCACATTTAATTGTGAATCAGATAGCTCAGGCAACAACATAACCGCTTGCTCTAGCAACTCGGTATATTCATCCATCAAGAGAAAGTCGCCAGAGCCAACCATTGTTTGGTAAAGCGCAACCGCCTGACTAAATGGTGAGCTATTGAGTAGTTTTGTGGCTATTTCTATTTTTTCAACTTCGGGCAAAAACAGCCAAGTCGGATTAAGCAAAAAGGCACTGGTTAATGTATGTGTTTCTGCATTGAGTTGTCCGCGCCAACGGCCCATGTTAAAACCAAAATACAAAACGTCGGTCGTCACCTCTTGGGTTTGCTCATCCACGGTTGCAGTTTGCAATACATAGTCAGAGAGGTAACCTGAAGTGCTGCCTTGGTGCTCACTTACTTGTTGTGTCGCAATTGAAAAAACCCGCGCAATTTCGCCTTCATCTAAATTCGGGGGATCACCCACTTCAATGGTAACGGCTTCGATTTTCCTCTCTTTGCCAAGCGGAAATAATCGTTTTACAGCCTCATGGTCCAGATAGCTGTCGAGTGCGTCCCCTGCTGAAGAAGTGATTACATCCAATAAACTCGTTTCAGCAACCCAGCTTGCAAATAACGACCTGTCTATTTCGTTTGTTGTTTGATTTATGAAGGGATCGGAGGAAATACCCAGTACCTCATTGATGAGCTGAGAACTGTACTCCTCTTGATTAGTAGAAAATGCCTGTGCGATATAGGCTTTTAAAAGTGAGAAAGGCGTGATCACGCAGTTGCTTGCTTCACAACTGGCTACAAAAACTTGCTCATCAAGCTTGATGTATATTTGCTGTGCAGACGAGCCTGTACGCTTTTCTAATCGAGTACCGCCGGCGAGTAATTCACTCCAACGCTCTCCATCGCTGGAAAGTAACACGTCATGACCTTCCAGTGCGCTACCGGTAACCTCAAAAGTTTCTGGTCTGAAATGGGCGTCGACTTGGCAGTCAAAAGTGATAGCACCTGTGGTGTAAGTGCTCCCCGTCAGAGTACCACCACACCCTGCGGCTTCGCTGATTTCAAAGCCTTCATCAGGTGCAAGCGTAAAACTGGCAGTATCACCATAGGTTACTGCTTGCGTGCCGGGTAAAATGCTACCACCTTCACTGACAACAGCCTCCACGGTAAAGGTCTGTAAATCAAAGCTAGCGCTAACATGGCATGGTTTGGTGAGTACGCCAGTGGTGTAAATATTGCCAGTAATGACACCTTCACACCCATTCACCGTGCTGATTGTATAACCTTCATCAGGCGTTAAAGTAAAGCTAACCCTGCTACCATAGGCTACATGGTGAGTGCCCGGAGTTATCTTGCCTTTCCCTTGCGCACTAGCCGTCACTTGTAGGTGTTTTATAGCTGTAATACCACCAAGTGCTTTAATTACACCGTTAATCGCACCATCGCTATCTCCATAACCACCATCTTTAAGCTGTAAAACTGCACTGTGTTCATCGTCAGAATACTGAACAAGCTCTACAGGCATAAAATACCAGTTACTCCCATCACTTTTAATGTAACGGGCCTGTTCTGGAAAAGCACTTGGATAAGTGATCTGCATTAAAACATCTGAGCCGGGTTCCGTTATAATATCAATAGCAAGCAACTCGAAGGGCAATGCAATATCGTCACTCATGGCAGGCAAGCCTGACTCGCTTGTTTGAATAATTCCTTGGCTGCTTTTAGCGATAGCCCCTGTATTATCTAACACTGCCACTTGAAGTAGTTGACCGCTTTTATTGTTGGTAAATGTTTGTCTTGGCATTAAGGTTTTGAGTGATATATCGCAGCTACTCGTGAGTTTAGCTACTTGAAAATGCTCGCCAAGTAATTGACCCTGACAACCGGTGATACTCTCCACTTTATACCCAGCTTCCAATACAAGTTGTGCAGACAAGCTATCGCCATAAAAATACTCAGACTTATCCAAGTCCAGCCTTGAACCTTCTGAAGCAGCTGTCTTTATGGATAATTTTAGAGGCTTAAAAGAAGCTTCGATATTACAGTTATCGTTCACACTACTCACATAGTAAGCTTGGTTATCCTCACCAAGCGTGCCTGCACAACCTAAAACTTCTGCGACATAATGACCCTCACCGGGGCGTAACTCGAAGCGTGCAGAGACGCCTGCATCTACAGTCAGACTTTCAGGGGAGATGGACCCGCTACCTGTATAGGCTGTGTTTACTTCATAACGCGGTTGGGTGTTTTCTCTGACTGTTTCTGGATCAGAATCATTACATGCAGATAATAAACCACACAGTAGCAAGGTGCAGAAGCTATATATGGAAGGTCTCATCTAGTTTCCCTGAATTAGTAGCAGCAACGAGCGTTGCAAACGAACCGACAATGAGCTTGATATTAACAACCACCTAAAAAAAGTGGGCCACGTATTTTGAAGTGCATTTTCTCAACCCGAGGTGATTTTTTTACAAAAGGTGCGTAACTCTTAAGTAAACTGTTTCTTAAGTTGTTATCCAATCAATCGCTTGCAAGATGAAGACGTGGTAAAAACAGGCAGGCTTACTATCAATTCTGAGAGAATGGCTTTGGCGGAGCTGCACCAGCTTTTAGAGAAAAACGAGAGACACCCAATCAAAATTAGCGTGCCGTTTGGCTCCTGCTGCGCTGTAAGTTAATAGATCCCGGCTCGCAAGCGTCCGGGATGACAGTGGGGTTTGCTTGTTCAACTGCAAAGGGATACCGCTGTGCCGCACATTGGTAGATCCCGGCTCGCAGGCGTCCGGGATGACGGTGGGGTTTGCTTGTTCAACTGCAAAGGGATACCGCTGTGCCGCACATTGGTAGATCCCGGCTCGCAGGCGTCCGGGATGACGGTGTGATTTGTAAGTTCGGCCGTAACGGAGTACCACTATGCCATACGTTGGTAGATCCCGGCTCGCAAGCGTCCGGGATGACGGTGGGGTTTGTGAGTTCAACTACAATGGGGTACCGCTGTGTCGCACATTGGTAGATTCTGTCTCGTAAGCGGCCGCGACGACGGTGGGGTTTGTGAGTTCAACTGCAAGAGAGCTACCATCAAGGGGCCGTTGCTCTTGTCTCTCCGGTTAGCATAAGTGGTGCGCTTAATATTTGAGTTTAAGCTTGAAATAGATTTTTTGTTTGTCTAGTATGAAAACTCCACTGTTAATGTGGATTTATAAATTTAAATAAAGGATTAACCATGAAACTAAAATTAAGTAAAAAAAGCATTAAACAATTATCAGCAGACAAAGCAATTTCTCAGCGATTAACACCAGCTGTTGGTGCCGCAGGGCCTGACGTTCCTGCCAGTCCAGCCCTAAACCCGACCGATCAATACACGTGTTATTGGGGCCGTACGTGTAAAATAAAACCTTAATTTAGCTCTAAATCACGGAAAAGAGCGCTGATGAGCGCTCATTTTTGCTAGGGTCGCCACTGCTCTAAAGGTGTCAACGGTTACCTACTTTATTGATACTTGCCGCGACATACAGCTCTCACCATAAATTCACACATGAAGTGTTGGAAAATAGGTTATATCCCGCCCCAAATTTACATGTTTCAGGATTCTACTACGCTGAACCCTAATAGATCCCGGCTCGCAAGCATCCGGGATGACGGAGGTAGATGTCGGTTGTGGGAAAAAGTTCTAGTTTTGAAGATGAGGTTCGGCCGTGTCAGTTTTGACTGCCGGGCCGGTATTCATTCAAACACTGTTTCGCTTTGATTTTGGTGCCATCTGATAAAGATGCGCTACATCTTTGATACGCCATCATGCCCCAAAACCCAACTGCTGTACTTTACTCAAAACCTGCTGATAGCGGATGTCTGAGCAGCTGCCAAACCCGGCGCGTTGTCTGAATTTGGAAGACGTTGCCAAAGGCGAGGTCATGCCGGTTAGGAATCGGGTCAGTATTGCCAGGCTTGGCGTAACGCCAATTTGCATCAAATGCTGTTTTAGCGCATTTAAGTCGTTTCGTAATGTATCGTCCGACGGAAATTCGGCCTGCTTAGACTGGGTTAATTGTGCAACCTGGCCTCGGCACGCTGAACAGTGTCCGCATTGCTCTGGGGCATTTTCATCGTCAAAATAACGCGCTAAGTTGTAACTTAAACAGGTGTTTAACTCAAAAAAGCGCAGCATGGCAGCGATGCGTTTAACCTCAGCTTGCTCCTTCTCTAAAAAGTAATCGGCAAGTTCTTTGGCCAGATTTGGTTCTGCCAGCTTAGTATCAATAACTTGATAAACCTGCATCATGCGTTTTGACTCAAGCTCGATATGCCCTTGTTCGTGCAAATAGTCCAGCGCCGCAACAATGCGGTTTCTGTCATGCCCTAGTTGCACTAAAGCCTGAATATCAACGGTGCCCCACACTTTCTTAAAGTGCGTATTGGCAATTATCTGCTGAATAAATTGCTGGCGGTTCGCGTCGAACATGCTGATGACGTCCTGCTCTGTGCGTAACCACTTGAATCTAAAGTCGGCGTAAAAGGCGTATTTGGCCTCAATCACGCCTTTGAGTTCGAGCTGCACCAGCAAGGTTTTTAATGCCAGCAATCGGATATTGCTGACTTTAGAGGCGCTGAGCTCCTGCATTTCCCACAAGCCCTGCTGTTGCTGCGATTGAATTTCATCAATCAGCGCCTGAATGCTGGCTTGCTCCGGAGTGTCGGCGTAAACAAAGTTTTCAAGCGTCGCAACGCCATCTAAATTAGCCAAAGTAATGCATTCAGAGAATTGCCCGTCGCGCCCTGCACGGCCTATCTCCTGACTGTAATTCTCTATCGATTTTGGCAGGTCGTAGTGCACCACAAAACGAATATCGGATTTGTCTATGCCCATACCAAAGGCAATCGTGGCAACAATCACTTGTGTGTGATTGTTCATAAAGTCGTTTTGGATACTCTGACGAAGACTGTCATCCAGTCCGGCATGATAGGCTGCGGCGTTTACGCCCGCCGCCTGCAACTGCTTAGCAACCTGCTCGGCCTGTAGTTGCAGCGTGACATACACAATGCCTGCGCCAGCTTGCTGCTTTAAATAGCCAATCAGTGCCTGCACTTTTTGCGCTTCCGGGTAGGCATACACACTTAAATCGAGGTTGGCACGATAAAAGCCCGTCTGAACAATATGCTCGGGCTTTATATCAAACCGGTTCGCCATGTCGCGCTTTACTTTTTTGGTCGCCGTGGCGGTAAGCAGCAGCACCAGTGGAATTTTTAACTCATTACGATAGTCGGGTAACTTAAGATAGTCGGGCCTGAAATTATGGCCCCACTCAGAGATACAGTGCGCTTCATCAACCACCAGCATAGAAATAGGCACTTGCTTGATGAATTCTCTGAAGCGCTCGTTCTTAAAACGCTCAACCGAGATCATCAGCACTTTAATGCTGCCATTTCTGACATTTTGCATCACAGACTGGCTTTGCTCGCGGGTTAACGTTGAATCTAAACTGGCCGCATTGATGTTTTTGCTGTGTAAAAACTCAAGCTGATCTTTCATAAGCGCCAGCAGTGGCGAGATAACTAGCGTTAA
The DNA window shown above is from Pseudoalteromonas viridis and carries:
- a CDS encoding RecQ family ATP-dependent DNA helicase, with translation MNESALHQTLSQRFGFSAFRPGQEQTVTQLVNGHSSLAIFPTGSGKSLCYQLTALQLPNLTLVISPLLALMKDQLEFLHSKNINAASLDSTLTREQSQSVMQNVRNGSIKVLMISVERFKNERFREFIKQVPISMLVVDEAHCISEWGHNFRPDYLKLPDYRNELKIPLVLLLTATATKKVKRDMANRFDIKPEHIVQTGFYRANLDLSVYAYPEAQKVQALIGYLKQQAGAGIVYVTLQLQAEQVAKQLQAAGVNAAAYHAGLDDSLRQSIQNDFMNNHTQVIVATIAFGMGIDKSDIRFVVHYDLPKSIENYSQEIGRAGRDGQFSECITLANLDGVATLENFVYADTPEQASIQALIDEIQSQQQQGLWEMQELSASKVSNIRLLALKTLLVQLELKGVIEAKYAFYADFRFKWLRTEQDVISMFDANRQQFIQQIIANTHFKKVWGTVDIQALVQLGHDRNRIVAALDYLHEQGHIELESKRMMQVYQVIDTKLAEPNLAKELADYFLEKEQAEVKRIAAMLRFFELNTCLSYNLARYFDDENAPEQCGHCSACRGQVAQLTQSKQAEFPSDDTLRNDLNALKQHLMQIGVTPSLAILTRFLTGMTSPLATSSKFRQRAGFGSCSDIRYQQVLSKVQQLGFGA
- a CDS encoding DUF1566 domain-containing protein; translated protein: MRPSIYSFCTLLLCGLLSACNDSDPETVRENTQPRYEVNTAYTGSGSISPESLTVDAGVSARFELRPGEGHYVAEVLGCAGTLGEDNQAYYVSSVNDNCNIEASFKPLKLSIKTAASEGSRLDLDKSEYFYGDSLSAQLVLEAGYKVESITGCQGQLLGEHFQVAKLTSSCDISLKTLMPRQTFTNNKSGQLLQVAVLDNTGAIAKSSQGIIQTSESGLPAMSDDIALPFELLAIDIITEPGSDVLMQITYPSAFPEQARYIKSDGSNWYFMPVELVQYSDDEHSAVLQLKDGGYGDSDGAINGVIKALGGITAIKHLQVTASAQGKGKITPGTHHVAYGSRVSFTLTPDEGYTISTVNGCEGVITGNIYTTGVLTKPCHVSASFDLQTFTVEAVVSEGGSILPGTQAVTYGDTASFTLAPDEGFEISEAAGCGGTLTGSTYTTGAITFDCQVDAHFRPETFEVTGSALEGHDVLLSSDGERWSELLAGGTRLEKRTGSSAQQIYIKLDEQVFVASCEASNCVITPFSLLKAYIAQAFSTNQEEYSSQLINEVLGISSDPFINQTTNEIDRSLFASWVAETSLLDVITSSAGDALDSYLDHEAVKRLFPLGKERKIEAVTIEVGDPPNLDEGEIARVFSIATQQVSEHQGSTSGYLSDYVLQTATVDEQTQEVTTDVLYFGFNMGRWRGQLNAETHTLTSAFLLNPTWLFLPEVEKIEIATKLLNSSPFSQAVALYQTMVGSGDFLLMDEYTELLEQAVMLLPELSDSQLNVLSNAATSMYQMSEPSSAIHNAKPHDTRALQASQQCQPDSKPKPLISGVLLDRLTFENKSCDETVLNSRLAVWYGWADSEALEKHSFWKELSHSQLVTPKELLRVTAESSPVTVEVGKEYSLYKSHPNRLISKPGVFNTARGASFVFKIIFGMPAVVNNQLTEKIKDVADKATTFKKTYEPVITLSEGVIASYQLLFEAFETQLKGPDSNTELYLGATKALNNIQLGLDILQKVIDTVANDDNQFEQVDLKALFAEMKNKIKKRNNYKVTRYSKTAIQMAVFYGLLEFESIDGYVDIGGIRLPTKAVAYRLALYGFRKASSEEVIVLEQQLATAGLSAADIKAVVNLSAAKIKGHFAKLLTDPKFRKAFLETLTDVDSIAKGAVATLKSLASATLHNKDEILKAVVTALLESAANKISSNMVPTIIKSMGPQKYAQLILSGAELGAFAADLAMKPDLLKYTTKACDDNAKKVCFAAVAPPVEILPYVVAVEDTSDDSAVYLLDSSNALHNSIVEHNSQAQHDDHSWPDGKGIFGNNINYLAATPINNNSKNSAILALTGAKLSYELDAYIAPHQFEAFQTFIKGMKAEHRKLEFDWFVHPYKNQSWQDALNDFTLERSKANALNSNYVQVQVDAAEYDCDLNKTGLLSRECKDVIIRAKASELTNPILKQYVSQLERVNRQQKAELQINTDNLAFLSFTKAAKKADFEEVATFSSPGVRYVSSNMKLGDATWQTGVNVFVVPDYSKHNDSHLSHQQTLINQSTLYYSEPNSMHYLGVRLDRSSRPYNYFGGDILTTDYRIDNQAYYPVILAKHQQTNEIIYLQHPAVHVNGASEDLIKLNGLPNGYRVISVFLYDSVFASYLNSVDGDFVTWFKKRRPENHKLINDAKAQPVTYNQFAGQPYLRVDLNNPDINRVKVTDELTPLQDTDGDGVADEWDSFPQHSRFAYDSDGDGMADAWEVLYGFDPYSAEPDNGKGPSEDFDEDGYSNLAEFTKTLALPSNLAGYDPTTKAAQWHQQNPTLSVQSGQANTHLVADFITLYGEQQVAEISFTWPEENALALPQASLSADGTSWSFTVPASWPDNTSLTLNLHAQLTSGELVVYKRPAAGGALPEMLEYTPFVLQVMGTRFDGFDYPIGNRGLDQSGNPIPFSEQLSDELNHSYGQNLVTDNHTRHSLATTQWRNAQDVGSFLGNYGGTLFGGVHPGEDWNIGAGADDAGEAVFAIANGVITHLQSTYQSGYQTGGYTMVIEHTQADGQQVHSVYTHVTAHAEATGALSTSTAVFHLQVGDRVNRGDAIARIATGMTAVSPHLHFELRSIAPGTDIYPNDNGIGYYSHDGKKHASMTAAQIVTAFNRMKNDEGLLDPSDFIDFNRSGVTGRVNNIVVSHPPKLGEQFTLIINGRNLPTSIAAAVHDAACGPLYDISSDQAKLDCIPNKAGKLFVYVKQTSGGVYLHGAGNLWLDVAESESWVLGVEFADIHFAQCVREHVNSQQVTRLADLTALNCSGRGINSVAELSHLTGLVSLNLSNNALTSINLDSNLALSSADLRGNPFTQTTLDYLASITHIDDLKYLNTPPPSGGTGKLNDTGITWCADGSSNNLDCPVTDYKGQDAEYGRDALAAAGLLSKIGGGNAGFDFTKLDANGNDLPESASEWSCVRDNHTGLIWEVKTDDGGLHDKDDRYNWYNPDSNTNGGHPGYQDDDGDICYGYNENNEATYCNTHAFVERVNTQGLCGASDWRLPNREELRSIVDYSTTHPAIDANYFPQTLSGWYWSSSPYALNFNSAWYVDFNNGDGSYYYKSSGKRVRLVRAGQ